The Balearica regulorum gibbericeps isolate bBalReg1 chromosome 5, bBalReg1.pri, whole genome shotgun sequence genomic interval TATCTACTGTTTCCCAAATGGTAAGGAGAACTCAGTTTAAAAGATAACACCTTTTAGTAGGTACCAAAGATTGTTTGCAGAGCTCCAAGCAGTTTGTGGGTCAAAAAACTTCTGAACCAGAGGACTGCTGCAGAAAAGAGCTGGTTTTTAACATGGCTCTTGACAGCATTAGGAGTAAATAGATGCCCACCTGCATTCACTTTAAGCTTATTTTTACACCTCAACTATTAGCCATGGTGACCGACATCACAAATTTCTCCAACTAATGCTGAACATGATTTCCAGCACAATGTTTCCCAAAGATGggatttttctgcagaagattCATAAGTTACTCTTCCACACTTTATTTTGTCAAACatgaattttcttaaaatagctCTGCTTGATACAGGAGGGCTCCTAAGTTCTTTGCCCAAGTTCTGTTCACGGGAAGTAGTATCTACATCCCTAAATGGCTGGACAAGTACATCCCATCCTTGATAATGGCCTGCCTTAATTATACCCTTATTGTGATCTTACAATAGTTCTAGTCTGTCTGAAAAATACCTGCACATTAGTCTGTAAGACATCGAGGAACTGCAACTAGCACATAACACATCGGTACTATTTTTCCAGCTTAAAGTGTGAGCCGATTGTGCAAGCTGGCTCCCACTGCAGTTAAAGCTCTTGATCCTTGTCAGAGTGCTCAGAACCTGCAGCCCAGAACACTGAAGCGACCACGCAGAGCACCAGGATATGGACGGATAACTTCTCTGCCCTCTTGGCAGAACACAACCAGCTGCCCCCACTGCCCCGCACAATTTCCAGAGGACTGGTACCAAGTCACGAAAGAAATGCCAACAGCAGCTAAAGCCTACTGTAAATCTCACATCCCTCTCTGTAAACACAGAGTTCCCCTTTACATCCGTGCCATCTCCGCTACAAAGAAAGAGAGGTGCAGGAACAGAAAAGCGTCCCATAAAGCAAAATCCGACACTCCGTGCATATTTTGCATTACCAAAGCCATGACCAGGCTATAGATGACGGCGGTGTAACCAGCCCCGGCACACCTGCTCCCCTCCTCGCTCCCGACAGGGTCGCGGGTGCCACGACAGCGCCGGGGACGAGGGAACCCGCACACACAACTGACAGCGCCTTCGCgccgcggggtggggggggagaggaaagaagagccAGTTCTCGGAGAAGCAAAGACGCCCCTGGGGCCACACTAAGGCTATGAAAACCGCCGGAGAGCTACCTCGGCCCAACAGCACTGCTTCAGCGCGGGGGTCTGTCAGGGCCCCACCGCCCTTCACGCCCGCACCCGCCGGCGGACACATCTCCACAGAGCTCGCTGCCTCCGCGTCCGGGCTGCTCCCACACCCTCCCGCCGGGCTCCCGCCCGCCCCAGGGCACCGGGACTGcgccagccccggcccccgcagCACGGCCCCGCGGCACCCACCTGCGGCGCCTCCCTTCATGCCGCCGCCCCGGagcctcccgccgccgccccggagTGCCCCAGCGGCTCCTCCGCGCCCCTCACCCTGCGCCAGGCACCGCCAGGCACTCGCCGCTTCCGGCCACCGACCCGGAAGCGTCCGGGGGAAGCTTCTACGCGCGCTTCCGCTCCCCGGGGGGAAGCGCGGCGACGGCGGCGCTTTCCGCTTCCGGTCCGTGCCCTTGCCCGTCCGTGTCCCGGCGGGGATGTTggtggcggcggcgcgggggctGGCGCGGGCCGCGCTGCGAGGTGAGGgcgcccggggcggcggcgagGGGCGAGgcggtgccgtgccgtgccgtgccgtgccgtgccgtgccgtgccgtgccgtgccggccGCGGcctgtcccgtcccgtcccgggGAGGTGGCGGGGCTCGGCCAGCCCGGGACCGCGGGTCAGGCCGAGCCGGGCGGTTGGCGGCCGCGGTCGGTGAAACGTATCCGTTTCTCTCCGCAGCTGGCGCAGGCCCGGCGGCGGCGCAGGCCCGGCTGGCGGGGACCTCCACCGCGGAGACTCGCCGTAAGTGATCGGGGCTTTTGGCGGGAGCTCCCGGCTCGGCGTTGACCGCCCTTAGGAAGTTTCTGTGCCGCGTAAACCTTTCCAGGGAGCGTGTCGGAAAGCGGTTGGTGCCTGTCGGGCATAAACCCGGACTTTGCGGGGACAAGTGGCTCTGTCGCTCACCGGGCTTGCATCCTTCCTCCGGGGCCTGACGGCGTGTGCTGCGCAGAGCTGTGCCGGCGCAACAGCTTCGTAGCCCCTCGTTGCCCTGAATCTTGAGGAGTATTTGTAATCATAATagtgataataataattaaaaaaaaaagcaacatgagGTCGTAGGGTGTTTTGATTATGAGGGCATTGCTTAGATGCTGGCATGTCAAACAAAACCGGGATTATTttgtctaggaaaaaaagattggtTTCAGACCCAGGCTGAATGTCATGAGCAGTATTTAAGTTTGGATTGTTCTGTCATCTCTGCCTCCCTCTTTTTCAGCTGTTATTTGCTTCTCTGTCATTGCATTGGACTGTTCCTCCTCCTGTATTTACTgtgcacaaaaaaaattctgcctAGCACTGACACAGACTTCCTTCCTTATCAAAGTCTCTAGTTCCATGTTCTGTGTACAAAAAGACACGTATGCTGCTATAGTCTAGTCTCTATTACAGCATTCTATACATTCTGCTATACGTATATGTTGTGTTTAGCTTTGGATTTATCCTAAATAAACTTTGCAGGTTACCTGAAGCTGCCTGGCTTCTGCCAGAGCTACTGAGAGGCAGCTAGGCTGGTTAAGGGGATTTTTAAGCCAGGGATGGGAGTTGCTACTCTTCTTTCTGTGTTCCCTGCCATAATCttggaaactttatttttctctttagctaCTGTCAGACCAAAAAATGAAGTAGAACAGAAGCAGCTATGTGCTTTTGGGGAGTACATGGCTGAGATTCTGCCCAAGTATATCCAGCAAGCACAGGTAGGTGCTGTTCAAGAAATTCTTCTTGTGGGGATAATGGGACCCAGTGAACACACCGCTTGTTTGTTAGCTGTTATCAGAAGTTGCTCTGGGGAGGAAAGATTTTCAGAATTACATGAAAGTTACTGCTATTATTAAGCCCCTTTATCTGATGTCATTATGTGTCCGCTGTACCATATATGCTCTTTGTTTAGGTATCCTGCTGGATTCAGTGTAACGTTCAGTCCTGTTGGTGTTTGTACTCACACCCTTTCCACTGTTTTCATCAGGTGACCTGCTTCAATGAGCTGGAACTTCTGATCCATCCAGATGGGATCATTCCAGTTCTGACCTTCCTTCGAGATCACACTAATGCCCAGTTCAAATCCTTGGCTGACTTGACTGCTGTTGATGTCCCATCTCGGCAGTACCGCTTTGAGGTAAGAACTCTTCATAGGTGCAGGACTTAGAGTTTCACAAGTGCTGATGGCTGTGGGTGCTGTTGCAGCTGTGACCAcgttttttgctttctgacagtgaaaggaaaatccactctgaaatgctgcattttgtttaatcttttGATCCTGGAAGCGGTACTAGAACTGACACTGCATGGGTTCCTAGTCTGGCTTTCCTTTTGTGCTCTGCTGAAAgtctcttttttgtttaatttggtttggtttggtttggttttaccAAAGTGTCTAGAGACTTCTTTCTGGCCGGATCTGAATTggttctcttccttcttccacttaggcctggcagctgcagctgttgACACAACTGaccatgtttttctttaaatcagatCAATCTTCTTAACAAtttccctctttaaaaaaaaaaaccaaacccaaacaagaaaaaaaacccaaaacaccaaaaacccaaacaaaaaaaccacaaaacaaaacaaaaactatttagttgttttaaaagcattcctTGAAAGTTGGGACCTATTTGAAGGAGATGAggcacattttcagaaagatttggGGCACTGAACTTTCACTGACTTTCAGTGGATATTGGAGATTTGGTTCCCACAgaggcttttgaaaatcttacCGTATAGCTTTTCAGTTGCAGAAAAATTGCAGCTACAAATAGACAAAGAAAAGATACATCTTTAGGGACAACACAGACTCAGCATATTGTCTTCTCACCTACTATTAGAAAGCTTTGTTCACAGTATTGTTGCAAAGATATCATTGTAGTTTAACCTAGGAAGATCTGTAAAagacagctgcagaaaatacCTAGGGCTCACATTCTGTAGGAGGCTGACTACGGTTTAGGCAGCCTTATGGACGAAGAGATATCTGTCTTCCCTTGTCTAATCTGGCCAGACCATCTTTCAGACAAGAGAAGTGAATTGGTAGATTTTTAGTTCCCAGCAAGTACCAAGGATAATGAAAAgtagctgatttatttttcctctgttttatcTTGCGGTATTAAATCTCTTACCAACAGCCGCTCAGAAAGCGAAGGGTGGCAGGTTTGCCTTATCTGTATTAGTTAAtcagatgtctttttttcaaatatagcTCCTTCTTGCTTTGACTTTTAGTAATTTAACTTGTGATGAGGCAAAAATCCTGAGAGTTGTAGAGAGAGTTTCTTAACTCTAAGGCCTCCAGTCTCTGAGGAAGTTGaagattttttaattcaggatttttctttcaaaaattaggGTAGTAGATTCatagaaataatagaaacatAGACTTTAATGACTTCACACTTTCCAGCTATCTTCACAGAGGCAGTATCAAACAAGGCTACACAGTTTCTAACAAaagtttgggttggtttttttttccagtctgctCGTAATAAGTGTCATGCCCCCACCCCTGAGGCTGCAGTAGTCCTCATAAGCAGCCTTTTTGTTACTTCATCACCAGAAGAGTTAGACATTTTCCCTGGTATCCaacttctttgctgaaaattaagtgTATTTCTTCTTAGCTTTCTCCCGCTGGATGCTGAGGGTAACTGATAGCCATTTTCTTTGTGACATGCTATTGAAAGACTATTGTCAAGTGTCTCCATCTCTTcagaattctctttttttaagatttagtaTACCTCTTtacttcagctcttcttcatCAGTCCTGTTTTCTAAATCTCACATCCTTTTTGTTACACTTCTGAGGATCAAAATGATAAGCTATTGGAACCTCAGTTGTAATAGTGTCTTTTAGTGCCCAGCTCTGAAGTGCTGAATGTGATTCTGCTGATAAAGAATGTTTGAAATGGTCTTTGTGTGCCTTTGTTTAGCCAGTACTGTACTGCAAAAAGATCCATAAATGTCGCACAAGACCAATGCCGCCTTTTATTCTGCTTCAGATTGTTTACAATCTCCTGTCTCTGCGGTTCAACAGTCGGATCCGCGTGAAGACCTACACTGATGAGCTGACGCCTGTTGACTCAGCAGTGTCTGTGCACAAGGCAGCCAACTGGTATGAAAGAGAGGTGAGTGCCAGTGTACTTGGGAGCACAGTCTTTGTGGAGAGGGGCTGTGTTTTCCTGATTAAACTGATTCCCAGGGCCCTGAGAGAAGCGTTTCCCCCCCGGCTGCCTTTTCAGAATAGGAGATAAAAGGGtgtttgatttgctttttaatgagtTCCTGCATCAGTTTCACTGGCACTGCCCAAAGCCAGGCATGTAACTGAAATTTTATGGACGCAATACAtgaaggttgtttttttttgtttggttggttttttcctaatctaATTCAATTTACTTGGCTCCCTTTCATTTAGGTTTGGGACATGTATGGTGTTTTCTTTGCCAACCACCCTGATCTAAGGCGAATCCTCACGGACTATGGGTTTGAGGGCCATCCCTTCCGGAAGGACTTTCCACTCTCTGGTTACGTGGAGGTATGAGATATGCTCATGTCTAAAGTTATCAGATCTCTCCAGTGCTCTTACCTGAGTTTTGTTACAGAGATGTGACTGCTTTATAATCCTTTGTCCAAAAGGCACTACAGATGTTTCACTTGTCTGTATTCCAGAGGAGTTGTATAGATCTCCTGCATGGAAATCTGAAGTCATCACAAAATATCATCCATAATAAGGCAGCCTAAGGCCAGAGACATTGAGCAAATTTCATGTGCTGTATACCAAAGACATCTGTCAGACAAAGTGCTTCTGCTTTTAGCATGTCTTCTGGAAGATTAAACTTTTCACTGCAAAACTGGAGATTCCTAGAGGAATAAAGGACTGAACTGATCTTAATGCAGTTGGAACTCCACTTTGTTGAGTTTTTGTAGACCTGGATTATAAAGCTCTAGTTGAACTGACTCTTGCCATTtatcaaatatttacttttgtaTGTCAAACCACAAGTGAAATGAGTGTGCTTGCTATCTATCTAGTTTCAAACAGCCGCCTTGCAGAAGCAGTCATATTTGCTGCAGTTCTAAAACTGAGTTAAGTCCCAGGAGAAAACACTGAGGTTCTGCAAGCCACAAAGGGttttaacaaaaatagaaatagcaGCAAATTGTACAAGTGAGAACCAGGCAGCATCTCCTGAGCTGTGGTTTGGAGATCTGGACTGGTGCAGTGAGGATAAAGCAAGCCCATCAGAAGTGTCTGGTACTTGCCTGCATTTCACCCTGGTTGTCTTTTTGTCCCATGTTCTAAATGTTACGCTAAGAAGCGcaactaaaaccaaacaaactgcCAGATTATGAAGGTTCATGAGACTAGTCCACAGCTATGCCAGGTGGTCGGGCCACCTCGTTTCAATGACTCAGGAGAAATTCCTTCATCATATGACAAACTAAATGTGTTATTCCGTGTGGACCTTTATGTGGACTTGTAGACTGGGCACTCCTAATTCAGGCTGGTTAGTCGGGACACCTGAGGAACGTGATAACAAAGAGGAGAATTTTCCTGGAGAGTCTAGAGGTCTTGGTGGCATCTGGAGGGCTTTTGTTTAATAATGAGGAAAACTGAAGCTGTCGGAGAGGTCATGGCCTAAGAAGTAGGATTGCCTGTACCGGAGGGTGGTCTGGGTCATTATTGCGTACGGCTAATAGCAGAGATGCTATGGGAACTGTATGAAAATGACTGGTCTGTGTCCTTTGCGCTGTTCTAGGTGCGGTATGATGATGAAGTGAAACGGGTAGTGGCAGAGCCTGTGGAGCTATCTCAGGAATTTCGCAAGTTTGATCTGAATAGTCCTTGGGAGGCATTTCCTGCCTATCGTGCAGCTCCAGAACCCCTGAAAATAGAAGCAGGAGCCAAGAAGGACGATGCAAAATAGCAGCAGAACAGAGCGGATGCAAGGCACTATCCTCTGTGTTCTAACATAgtatttataataataaaaattgatACAAGATTCTTGCCCGTTGTGGTCACATGAATAATGTTGTTTTCAAACCAGATGAAATGCACAGGGTGAGGGATGCTAATTTACAATCCTGATAATCCAACTGGTAGATGTTTATCTGCCACTTTGAGTTGTAAGACACTGAATTTGTGTTTTTGGTTTGCAAATTGAATGGAGTCCAGGCATTCCCTGTGGCTAAGATGCTTTATTTACACTGCTTCTGCTAGCTGCCCCTGCAGGCATAAATCATAACCCGAGCACTCACTAGGAGACGGTACTGAAGCAGCCATGTACCTTAAGCAATGGGACACCAGTATCTCAGCTCCAAGATGGGTGTTAGGGAGGGCATAATAATATAGCAAACAGGCAAAGCTTTTGTAAATGGTTCTGATACAGTTGTTATTAGGACAACACAAGATGTACCTGGATCCAGACCAAAACAATCGTGGAAATCTCTGCATCGTTTCCTTGGGAATTAGGTCGGTGCCAGTTCTCTTGGCAGAAGGGGTTGCAGGTAACCTCTTATGTGCCACTCCCTCATGCTGGCTTTTGCTTCACAATCAAGCAGTCTTTACTTTGTCCAGCATCTTCAGATTGTACTTTTTCCTGCAGTCAAAAATATCTCCCTTCCCTTGTCCCATAGATGAGAGTCTGTGCCTTTTTGTCACTGTTCCAATTATTTTGAGCTGTATGATATAATAGCATTACCACTATCTTTGCTCTTGTGGAAAATCTCAGCGCTCTccaaaaaagctggaaaaatactgttgtttCAATCCACCCACCACCTGTTTGAATGTGATTACATTACAGCAGTCATCAATTAATAATGTCCCTTGTCCTTAGTCCAGAAAATGCATAATGCAGTTCTGCATCACAAAGCTGACTGACctcattaaaatctgaaaactaTTGTGTAAGAGATTTCATAAAGTAATTCTCGGGCTGTTTGTAGAGATTCCCTGAATCACTACTTAAGCTTTTAAACTGTAAAAgcactaattaaaaaaaggggtTTGGGGGCAGTTGGAGTatgggatggaggaagaaatAGGACAATAATAAattcaattaagaaaaaaaagggacaagTACTCGTGACTACAATGTGATCTGTTTTCAAGAATAAAGAGATGAACTGTATGGTAAGAATCAGGtttcatgtttgtttctttccaccCCAGCCTTGTAAGCATGGGcttcttaaattctttttttttttaaatataatttgtttcAGGCTGCTGTGGTCGGCAGTGTTTGGGATGTGACTCAGAACAGCACTCTCTAGTTAATAGCATTTGCCACTCACCTTAAAAGTTATAGCTCTAtatgggaaagaagaaagagaagggaacacAAATGAGCAGAAGTTTGAGGTTTTATAGAATTCTTAGCTCCACTTTGGATCTGCCATCAATTGAGCTGATTAAATAGGAAATGTACTTTTAGTCCTTCCTACAACATGCTCCACAGCTGGTTCTGTTTTCTGTCGCAGTGGCTCTTTTTGCATGCCGATGCCTATTGCACAAGACAGAAAAGTTCCTGGCACCACTTCTGTTACTGTGAAAATTCTTTATAAAGCACAGTTCCCCCCACAttctccctcccccatcccaggTTGCTTGAGGCACCATGGCAAGCCTCATGGTCTCTCTATCATAAAAAATACGTATTTCCCCGTATGGTAAGTCAGAAGACTGATGGTAacaggaacagaaggaaaactgccACTTGAACATAATGTTTGTGCAGAGGGAGAATTTGATTGATGTAACATCAAGAAACGTTAGACACAATGCCATGTCAAGTTAGACAACATGCAAGGTTTGCTGAAGAATGTGTGTGCTGGAAAAGTAGCCAGCCCTCTGGGGACAAGCATTGGCTCCAGTAGGTCTTTAATATGTGGAATAGTTGCTAATGGACCCACATCTCTTCTCATTAGAGAAGCCTGGGAGGTTATGAAGAGTACAATTTACTCACCCAGACGCATTATCCCAGGGAATAAGAGGTTACACAGCCTCACAAAGTTCTGCCAATGTTGGCACACCACCTCCTCCACTGCTCCTGAGCTCTAGAAGCCATTCTTGCCTATGGAGCCTGCTCGCTCTGGGTTCCTTGTGGCTGGTGGGCGCTTGCTTCATGCTGGGCAAGGCTGTGGTCAGCCTGGTCAAGCACAAAGCTGTCTTCCAAATCTGCTGTCTCTGCCTGGTTCACACTGCCGGCCTCCACGAGGCTTGTTTGCCTGGGTTGGATTTCCCAGCTGTAGGAGGATGTTGGATGAGATGTGTCATACGTAGCTGACTTACAGGCACACTCTTCCGAAGAGACATTTTCTGGTGCTGTGGGGACAAACAGACTTTAGGTGATGACTCACAGCCACCATGTTGAGCTTCCTCAACTGAGTAGGTTTTGCTGGTGTTTTCCAGAACTCTGGCATTTTTCCCTACATCTGGGTGAGCAGACACTCCTCCCTGAGAATGTGGCTATTGACAGTGTCAGGGTATCCACTTGCATCACGGCCACGCTCTGTATAGGCTCTTACAATTGATCTCCATGACATCATCTTCTCCAAGTTGTGTGAGGCCTGAGGGGGGGATCCTTTTGTGCAGTAGGTGCAGTGGGATGGGGCCCTCCCTGACACTGTTGCACAGCCCGTTACTCCTTCAAACAGTTGATGCCGCTCACAAATTGAAAGAACAAGACAAGGAAAGCATTTGCATAGGGACCAGCAGCACCGCACCTGGAAAATGCCAGTGTAACAGTGGAGGTCCCGTCTGGTTATGGTCAGTGCTTCACTCCTACTTCCCTCAAggtcctctttcttcttcccctccagcGACTCAAACCTCACCTTCCCTGGGAGCCATGTATGTCCTTCTTCCTTCCGCTCTTTCCTCAGCTGCcttctcctcatcttcctccccTGAGCACCTGCCAGACAGACCCAGGCTAGGGACTGTGGTCTCCCCAAGTTCTGGGTGAGATGTTTGAAGCAAGAGATTTTTCCAATTTTATAAGCAGAATTTCCCTTTTGTGAGGATGCTGCCTATACTCCTGCAGTCCCATCTCAAAGAAACCAACCTCCCAAAGAGGCTCTTCTGGTGCTCTATTAACCACACCTTGTGGCTGAAACAGCATTCAAACAGCTCCTGCAGTTTTTGATCCCTCATATCTTGTTCCCCTTTCCCATCTCCCTGCTTCAGGAGGTCATGGGGAAAGGATGAAGCCAGTCAAGGTGCGCCTGCAGAAACCTGGCTTGATGTGACATTTTGAAACTGCTCCTACAACAGATGGTGTGACCAGGGGGAGTGCAGAGGGGCAGGGTTGTGCGTGCTCAGCTCTGAATACCTGGCAAGGACAAAATCCCTCAGGAGGAGCAGGTGCACCGACCGCCTAACATTGCAGTCGTACATGCGGGGACCGTGTGCAGCTGTCAGAAAACCGGGCTTGTTTCTGTGCACCATACAACTACTGCTGCTTTACACACAACTAAGGCCTATGTTTATCGCTCTGCAGTTGCCTTTCTGTGTGGGACAGTGAGGCAATTCTACAACCCCCCAGCTCAAGGCAGCACGAACCAGCGACACTTGTCCCCCGTCTGCTGCTCTATCAGTCGCCTGAGCGCGGCCTCTGAgcctcctctcttctccctcctgccaaCATGGATATCCTCCTCTAGGCACCTCAGCTGCAAGCTGTTCCTAGGAACTTCTCCTGTTGACAAAATCATTTATGGCCTTCGCAGCTGTTGGCCAAAATGCTGGGCTCCTCCTTGTGTCATGTGCTGCGTGCTAAAGGGAGGCTATCTCGTGGCCCGTGAgacgtggggtttttttgcatagcGACTTCTAGACAAAGTCATGCGTATGCTGCGGATTGC includes:
- the NDUFS3 gene encoding NADH dehydrogenase [ubiquinone] iron-sulfur protein 3, mitochondrial, producing MLVAAARGLARAALRAGAGPAAAQARLAGTSTAETRPTVRPKNEVEQKQLCAFGEYMAEILPKYIQQAQVTCFNELELLIHPDGIIPVLTFLRDHTNAQFKSLADLTAVDVPSRQYRFEIVYNLLSLRFNSRIRVKTYTDELTPVDSAVSVHKAANWYEREVWDMYGVFFANHPDLRRILTDYGFEGHPFRKDFPLSGYVEVRYDDEVKRVVAEPVELSQEFRKFDLNSPWEAFPAYRAAPEPLKIEAGAKKDDAK